One Roseimaritima multifibrata DNA window includes the following coding sequences:
- a CDS encoding SLC13 family permease: protein MSISRQAIGLMGGPILAVLVFVFCFQSDISWEASCCAGVATLCAVWWILETLDLAVVGIVPFVAFPVLGVLSASDVAGAYGHSMILLLLGGAFLSAGMEKCGAHRRLALYLVRAVGGSNGRRLVLGVMLATAGLSMWISNTATALMMLPIAMAILSQIEDDHALRTALLLGIAYAASIGGMGTPIGTPPNVLMVGYVQETFGHEVTFFDWMQVTLPIVLVLLPVTWLWITRKLEGAHSIQMPDVGVWRQSEVRVLIIFVVTALAWVFRAAPAGGWSSWIPVTDSDGRSMINDATIALAASLALFIVPAGDKPAEPVRDDSEEAPPRCTERLLDWKATSRVPWGILLMFGGGLALAQGFETSGLSQIVGTQLSRIADQPPWLLMLVLCLVVTFLTEITSGTATTSLLLPVLGGMSIVSGLPYELILYPAAISASCAFMLPVASPPNTIVFATGSLSTQQMARTGLGLNLIAAFLISTVCYFLIPTSDREPAASEAAVPSESQAAGVR from the coding sequence TTGTCTATTTCTCGTCAGGCCATCGGCTTAATGGGCGGCCCCATTTTGGCTGTTCTCGTTTTTGTTTTTTGTTTTCAAAGCGATATCTCCTGGGAAGCCTCTTGTTGCGCTGGGGTCGCTACGCTTTGTGCCGTATGGTGGATCCTTGAAACATTGGATCTTGCCGTTGTTGGGATCGTGCCGTTTGTGGCGTTTCCGGTCCTCGGCGTTCTTAGCGCTTCCGACGTCGCCGGGGCTTACGGGCATTCGATGATCCTGTTGTTGTTAGGGGGCGCCTTCTTGTCTGCAGGGATGGAAAAGTGTGGCGCCCATCGTCGCTTGGCGCTCTATTTGGTGCGGGCCGTTGGAGGGAGTAATGGGCGGCGATTAGTGCTGGGGGTGATGTTGGCGACCGCGGGACTGTCGATGTGGATCAGCAACACGGCAACCGCTCTGATGATGTTGCCCATTGCAATGGCGATCCTTTCACAGATTGAAGACGACCATGCCCTGCGGACGGCGCTGTTGCTGGGAATCGCTTACGCCGCCAGTATCGGAGGGATGGGAACACCGATCGGCACGCCCCCAAACGTCCTGATGGTCGGATATGTGCAAGAAACCTTTGGCCATGAGGTGACGTTTTTCGATTGGATGCAAGTCACTCTGCCAATCGTCTTAGTCTTGCTTCCAGTCACCTGGCTGTGGATCACTCGGAAATTGGAAGGCGCCCACTCGATTCAGATGCCCGATGTGGGAGTCTGGCGGCAAAGTGAGGTCCGTGTTCTGATCATTTTCGTGGTGACCGCATTGGCTTGGGTGTTCCGTGCGGCTCCTGCAGGCGGGTGGTCCAGTTGGATTCCTGTGACGGACAGCGACGGCCGCTCGATGATCAACGATGCGACCATCGCTTTGGCTGCGTCACTTGCGTTGTTCATTGTTCCCGCCGGAGACAAACCAGCGGAGCCTGTCCGCGACGATTCCGAAGAGGCTCCGCCTCGTTGCACGGAAAGATTGCTCGATTGGAAAGCGACATCGCGCGTCCCTTGGGGGATTTTGCTGATGTTTGGCGGCGGGCTGGCGTTGGCGCAGGGATTCGAAACCAGCGGCCTCAGCCAGATCGTGGGGACTCAGCTAAGTCGTATCGCCGATCAACCCCCGTGGCTATTGATGTTGGTCCTCTGCTTGGTTGTTACCTTTTTAACGGAAATCACCAGCGGCACCGCAACCACGTCATTGTTGCTGCCCGTTTTAGGCGGGATGTCGATCGTCAGTGGGCTCCCGTACGAATTGATTTTGTATCCTGCCGCGATCAGTGCAAGCTGTGCATTCATGCTGCCCGTTGCCTCGCCTCCTAACACGATCGTGTTTGCGACCGGAAGTCTATCGACGCAGCAGATGGCTCGGACCGGTTTGGGGCTTAACTTGATCGCTGCATTCTTGATCTCGACCGTCTGTTACTTCTTGATTCCGACTTCAGACCGAGAGCCGGCTGCCAGTGAAGCCGCCGTGCCGTCAGAGAGCCAGGCTGCGGGCGTACGCTAG